One stretch of Clavibacter californiensis DNA includes these proteins:
- a CDS encoding ZIP family metal transporter: MSPLLLAGLAGLLSGLSLVVGSLVAWFVKVPREVVALVMAFGAGVLISALSFDLVDEAAASGGVVPTLGGFVAGAVVYVVLDQILEHGGFRRKHHGKSGGGGGTGVGIALGALLDGVPETAVQGLSLTGGGALSIGVLVAVVISNFPEGMSSTADLKQSGRSARYVFGLWTSIAVVCALSSVGGYALLGGLPESGQSVVMAFAAGAILAMICDTMIPEAFRKAQALTGLVTVLGFVASYAVHQAG; encoded by the coding sequence ATGTCGCCTCTCCTCCTGGCCGGTCTCGCCGGCCTGCTCTCCGGGCTGTCGCTCGTCGTCGGATCCCTCGTCGCCTGGTTCGTGAAGGTCCCGCGGGAGGTCGTCGCGCTCGTGATGGCGTTCGGCGCGGGCGTGCTCATCTCGGCGCTGTCGTTCGACCTGGTCGACGAGGCGGCGGCGAGCGGCGGCGTGGTCCCCACGCTCGGCGGGTTCGTCGCGGGCGCGGTCGTGTACGTGGTGCTCGACCAGATCCTCGAGCACGGCGGGTTCCGGCGGAAGCACCACGGGAAGTCGGGCGGCGGGGGTGGGACCGGGGTCGGGATCGCGCTCGGCGCCCTGCTCGACGGCGTGCCCGAGACGGCCGTGCAGGGCCTCAGCCTCACGGGCGGCGGGGCGCTGAGCATCGGCGTGCTCGTGGCGGTCGTCATCTCGAACTTCCCCGAGGGCATGTCGAGCACGGCGGATCTGAAGCAGTCCGGCCGGAGCGCGCGCTACGTGTTCGGGCTCTGGACCTCCATCGCCGTGGTCTGCGCGCTCTCCTCGGTCGGCGGCTACGCGCTGCTGGGCGGCCTGCCGGAGAGCGGGCAGTCGGTCGTCATGGCGTTCGCGGCCGGCGCGATCCTCGCGATGATCTGCGACACCATGATCCCCGAGGCGTTCCGCAAGGCGCAGGCGCTCACCGGGCTCGTGACGGTGCTCGGGTTCGTGGCGAGCTACGCGGTGCACCAGGCGGGCTGA
- a CDS encoding MarR family winged helix-turn-helix transcriptional regulator, translated as MIPEPTPDRPADAAVDASAEGPDDGREAAVSSVATELGALLMSIRSLRVEEAATFHPGLQPGAFAVARWIRTAGPSSAGAVAAGLLMDKSSVSRHLRVLREAGYVQDEPDPEDRRSTILTLTPLAEERLAQVRMGTRERLQNRLYAWDTDEVEQLAGLLHRFNVSPRDRPADA; from the coding sequence GTGATCCCGGAGCCCACCCCCGACCGCCCCGCCGATGCCGCGGTAGACGCCTCGGCCGAGGGCCCGGACGACGGGCGCGAGGCCGCCGTCTCGTCCGTGGCGACCGAGCTCGGGGCCCTGCTCATGTCGATCCGGTCCCTGCGTGTCGAGGAGGCCGCGACCTTCCATCCCGGGCTGCAGCCGGGTGCCTTCGCCGTCGCGCGGTGGATCCGCACCGCCGGTCCGTCCTCGGCGGGCGCGGTCGCGGCGGGCCTCCTCATGGACAAGAGCTCGGTGAGCCGGCACCTCCGCGTGCTGCGCGAGGCCGGATACGTGCAGGACGAGCCGGATCCCGAGGACCGCCGCTCCACCATCCTCACCCTCACGCCGCTCGCCGAGGAGCGCCTCGCGCAGGTGCGCATGGGCACGCGCGAGCGCCTGCAGAACCGCCTCTACGCGTGGGACACCGACGAGGTCGAGCAGCTCGCGGGGCTGCTGCATCGCTTCAACGTCTCGCCCCGCGACCGGCCCGCCGACGCCTGA